The DNA window TGGATTCTGGTGTTACTATTTTAAGAAGAAGAATTTTGATGAGTATCCTCGAGATGATACTTTGGAGGAAGATGAATTCTTTGATAGTCTCTCTAATATGCCGGCGCGTTTTACCTATCGTACACTTGCTAGAGCAACTAAGGACTTCTCCACGAAAATCGGTGAAGGAGGGTTCGGCTCGGTGTATCTAGGTGTACTTGAAGATGGTAAAACACAGTTGGCAGTGAAAAAATTGGAAGGTGTAGGACAAGGAGCAAAAGAGTTCAAAGCAGAAGTATCGATAATCGGAAGTATTCACCATGTTCATCTTGTGAAGCTTAAAGGGTTCTGCGCCGAAGGTCCTCATCGAATGCTTGTTTATGAATACATGGCAAGAGGCTCATTGGATAAATGGATCTTCAAAAACAGCGAAAACACTATGTTGTTAACTTGGCAAACAAGGTACAATATCGCAATAGGAACTGCAAAAGGATTGGCCTATCTTCATGAAGAGTGTGAAGTTAGGATCATTCATTGCGATATCAAACCACAAAATGTTCTTCTCGACGATAATTTCATGGCTAAGGTTTCTGATTTCGGGTTGGCGAAACTAATGAGCAGAGAACAAAGCCATGTTTTCACAACACTAAGAGGAACAAGAGGGTATTTAGCACCCGAATGGATAACTAACTACGCGATTTCAGAGAAGAGCGACGTGTTTAGCTACGGAATGCTTTTGCTTGAGATTGTTGGTGGAAGGAAAAACTATGATCAATGGGAAGGAGAAGAGAAAGCACATTTTCCTTCTTATGTATCAAGAATGATGGAAGAGGGTAAAATAAGAGAAGTTATCGACAAAAAGATAGATATCGATGAGGAAGATGAAAGCGTTGTGATAGCTCTTAAAGTTGCTCTTTGGTGTATACAAGATGACATGAATTTGAGACCTCCAATGAGTAAAGTTGCTCAAATGCTTGAAGGTTTGTGCATTGTAAATGATCCACCATCTTTGTTACACTCAAGTAGTTATTCAAGTTTCTTGAAAATGAGTAGTGGAGAAGGTAGTTCATCTGGACAAGCTAGTTTTTATAGTAATGTTCCTTTGTCTTGTGTTCAGTTATCAGGACCAAGATGAGATAGATAACTAGATGTAGATCAATGTTGTGGATGCATATTCTTTTTGCTTGGTTTTATAATCAATATGAAATTCATTTGAGTCATTGAAAATATTGTATAGTTTGAGTATCGTTTCTATCTCTCcctcttgttttttttttcttttataagttATCCATAgttgaaaatgcacataaaaccCCAGAGAAATGATATAGTTACACCACTTTTCACATTTATACCGTATTTTTATATGGTAAAATCTACttcttttaataatttattatttttatattaattgaaATTTGTGTCACGTATAATGAAGCATAGAAAATACGGTGTAAAGCTACGGTATACATATCATAGCATTCTTCAAAACCCAAATTCGCATAATTTGAAATCAAAATTTCAATGACAAAATTTTCCAGACATGATGTCCACTCTATAAAGGCCTAACAAGAAACATTTTGGATAATAAAAGACTCAAATGTTCCGTGAAACAATGGAGATCGACCATCAAAGCAAGAAGAGATATGAGAATATTTGTCCTCTAAGATAGAGGTATGTCAATAGAAGATTCTAGAGACCGAAACACTAGAATCCTACTGAAAAGTCTAACGAAGGTCCTAAATTCTGTTGCAACTATTTTAATACAAAATACCTTTCACTTTCGAGAGTTGCTTGTGTCAAAGTGTTTGTAGATATTTGAACACCACGCCGCTAACACAAAATTACATACCGGAGTTTTTCATCGGCCTCACCTCATTTATAAACCTCATTTTTCTTTCTCAAGGTCACAAAATATTATTTCTCTTATCAAAATCACATATTGAATTGTAGAACTAGAAAGAGACTTAATGAGTATTCATTGATTTCtaccaaaatttcaaactctcATAAGATGCAACAGTAGAATCCTCCCTAGATTACAATAACACATTCTCTCATTTATTGCATAACATGAGCTATTTACAACCTCTCGCACCGACACTTCTGAAAAAATGCGTATGCGTGTTTGTATCTGTGTCGATGTCGGACATTTACACTGATACTtgtgattatatttaatttatccattttttcaaattattatcggtATCTCCGTATCAGTGTCGTGTGTCGAGTTCGAGGTATCCGTGAATCCTAGTTTACAACTACAAATAGGCTAGATTTTAGAGGCTGCAGTTATCTCGGGTGAACATGTATGGTTCTTATGTTGGCATTCATTATCTTCATCTccatcatcttcagcatcccataGAAATTTTGCATATGAAGCCAAGACATAGCTGATgtcataataagaataataatattaacctacACATTCATTTGTCAGGACACAACACAACACAGATATTTTTGACACCAATTTAGAAACaatgaattttttaataaatatatcttACCAATCATTTGGATCACTTTTAACAGCTTGATCAAAATATGCTTCAGCTCTATCAGCATTCTTCTCTGTGTACCATATTATATTTGCATATAGTGACAAAGCATCAGCATAACCAGGGTTAGCCAAAATTGCTCTTTCAACATACTCCTCTGCTTTACCATAATCTCCACAAACCTATTTCATGTCACAACCATATTCTTTTATCAAAATTCACTATACTATACCctaatattcatttatttatttaatgtaaattaatatttaatttgatcTGATAGATTATTCGTAAGTGATAAGTCAGCACATTAGTAACGGTTGGTTCGAGATCAGATAGTCTAGAATCTTGATCTCGATCCAGTTGCTACTGATGTGTTGACCGTGTGACTATGAGGATTAATAATATGATTAAGCTTAAGTAGATAAGCCAAAATTAATTACCTCTTTCAAAAACTTAGCATAATTTCCAAGTAAAAGGTAATTATTTGGATTTGCCTCAATCATGTTTTGATAATAAGCATGAGTTTCATCTCTACCATAATTATTCTCCCACCCATTTCCATTTCCACCACCACAAATCCTTCCACCATCATCACACCCCATTCCTCCACCACCCATTACTAAAGTTTGCAACTTTACTACTTTCTTACCACCCTCTTCATGTTCCAAAACTTGTTTATCTAAACTATAGCTTGAAAAAAGTACTTCTTGTTCCACTATATTCTTCTTATGAGGATTCTTAACAAGGCTAGTAGGTGGTGCAAATTTCTTCTTCTTAGTTTTTGAAAGGGTTGCAAGTGTTTTAGGATGGTGGTGATTGAGTTCTTGTTCATGAGAATGAAGGGAAGAAGTGTGAATTGGTGCACTATAGGTTCTTAGTAACATGTTTTAGTATTTGAAGTatagagagagagtgaaaaagagagTGATATAGAGAAGTGGAGGAAGGTGTATATGTATTGAGACAAATAAGGTAGAGGTGAGTTATATTTATTCATGATGAAGCGGTGAATATATGGCGGCATTATTGGTACACCAAATTACAAAAGTTTAAGAATGTGACATATGGTTTCTCAAAAATTAATGATTATGACATGTGAGGAAGTAATCAATGGGAAAAATATTTGGTGGACACTCGTGAATATACTTTTAGAGAGATTAGAGAGGGGTATGTATGATAATATGATTGATATATACATAACTTCATAACTTCATCTTGTACaatttttgtttgtgttttgtcaACTTCTCTCATGTTGATTGGTTGGTTTAGCAATTAATCACTTTTGTTAAACCCAATATTATTTGGTgcctcaaataattctaataaatttttaattaggGTCAAGTTTATATTGAATATAATTTAAATGAACAAATCATTAGTCAAAACTTATAATTTTCAAATCATATAGATAAGTTaattttttcataataatatttttttttttattattatcaaaacTATATAATAATTCTATGTTGGAGGCAACTCGGGTGTCAACGAGTGAGCACTTTAAACTTGAAACACACTTTGTGAGAGACAGATCACTTGTCCATCTAAAATTTTAAGATGGTAGTAGGTTTTTATTTTAGAAAGAATCTCTCCTTTGTCTCTTATTTATTCTTCATCAAAGGAAATAGGGGATTTTTagtcaattatttttttaaaattatcaatttgcacaatttttttaatttaaatcaatGTCTTTCATAtagattaaaattttttttatattttattttgtgaatatattatttatttcagtGTTGTCTTCTTCATCGTCTCGTCTATCAATTACATATTCAAtcaataatttaattttgaatattgTAGATTCAAAGTATTGACCATTGATATTTTAGTCACTTTCATTTTACTATttgttgatattttattattttatattatttacttGTAAATATGTTTgcaaaatcattattttttttagtaatattAAACTTGTATTTTCTTTCTAATGAGTACTCTTTAGAATGAATGAATATAGACAAATTTTGAAACAGATATTTACTCCACTTATACTAGGTACTGTCATTTTTGTGGGCATGATAAGCCTCTTACCCATTGAATCTTCCCTTATAGACAGACACGTTTGAGATTAATGTATGGGTTAAGGGACCCATGACTTGCCTATGTTTCTGTACTTTATTAGCTGCAAATTGAACGGTTGAAAATTTGTTTTGCATGTGCATCACTTTCCAATAGAGGCTAACCATTTGTCAACACCTGTTTGGGTGAACAAGTCGCATGTTTTGTTTTTATAAGGCGTTGCCTTATAGTAATTGGTCATCTTGCAACACAATGTTACTCACTATACTTATTTAACTTCACTACTATTTTATGGATATTTTGTCACTGCTCACTCGATGGGTGTGAAAATCATAcatataaataatattacatGGTTGtcaaaagaaatataaataaataaataatgctacttgaattttaattatgttaagaatttattttataaacttaattaataagtttatattataataatttattttaaattataattgaactacaatataaattaattataaataaaaattagaaaaaatatatgtttataactaaaatttaattttaaaattttacatttctctaaaaaaatatcACTTATCTAAAGAAATATTTAAGACAATTTCATTCTAACAAGTTAATAGATCACAGCATAGTTCTACACAAGTTATTACAATACCTTCAAAACTCTCAATAATATAGATCCGCTGGGCTGAGACGATCTTAATCTCTATAAAAAGGTAAACATAATTTCAACCTATGTTGTAATCCATATTGACTTAGAACTAAAATTACCATTAGCTTGAAAAGTGGCTGATTATATCTAATTGGTTTATACAACTTAGCAGATACATCAATATTATGGTGAGATAGTAATAgtatataaaaacaaaacaaattttaaGGTTTTGTTTATTAAAAAGTAATAGATAATTGATAAAATCATTTATTTGAAAGGTACTATTTATAattgttaatttatatttaagttaAATATATTTCTAATCTCTTAAGTATTTCAACATTTATTAAAAAGAAACTAACAAGTAAGGTGAAAGTAACCTGAAATGCTATGTGacaattttaatcaaattaaaaaaaagttgtgAAAATGACACGATTTCAAAGATCTTTTAAaacttaaaatgaaaaataacatttttaaaaataaaaaataatatttaattagaatattaaCAGTACAAATCATgagttttatttattgaaaatttGAATGTAAGGActgtcaaaaaaaaatttatgttttaggaaaataattaaaatgaaaaaaattaattttaagtaACTAAGAGAGATAATCAAAATCTTTAAgattttgattaaaaaagaatgatttattattttattttttaaataatatttttaatattaaaagtgATAAGTTGTGATTATTATATTCTATTTTATTCTATAGTAAGTACAATTCATgttctaatttatatatttaattttatagaaaataaatatttttgtttaataaaaaatttataaaaataaaatattaagttttatttgaaaacttTATAGTTAGAGTAAAATTTATAAAACTAAAACgtaccaaaaaaataaattatgaaactAATAATGATCATATAACTTAGAAAAGTTTTAAACATAAATTTTTAGTGTCAATATAGTTGAAATGCTTAGTTACTCCTTGATGTCAAAATGctcttaattaaattataaagttattttaaacataaatagattatatttttaataattatgatatatataattatttttataacttcacaAGAAATGAAATAGGATtgatatattaaattataatttttatctccctatttaaattaatttacaaaattaatccctctattttatttttgaacattTTTTATCCTCCTTTTCTATTTTTGGTTAATAAGTGtgatgaagttttttttttaatgacgtGGTCAAATGTGATGACATAGAATAATATGATTGTATTAAATAGTGacatattattaataattaacaatttttaaaaatatttaaaattaataaaaaaaatccataTAATAAATGGATGATTTTTTTGGAAGCAAATAACTTTATTGATCCAAAAACAAATGAGGTACAAAGCGATCCAAAGGATCCAGCTACAAGGATGACAAATGCCTAAGGAAAAAGCCTACATAACCATAAGAGTAGCTATAT is part of the Vicia villosa cultivar HV-30 ecotype Madison, WI linkage group LG2, Vvil1.0, whole genome shotgun sequence genome and encodes:
- the LOC131654037 gene encoding uncharacterized protein LOC131654037 isoform X1; this translates as MLLRTYSAPIHTSSLHSHEQELNHHHPKTLATLSKTKKKKFAPPTSLVKNPHKKNIVEQEVLFSSYSLDKQVLEHEEGGKKVVKLQTLVMGGGGMGCDDGGRICGGGNGNGWENNYGRDETHAYYQNMIEANPNNYLLLGNYAKFLKEVCGDYGKAEEYVERAILANPGYADALSLYANIIWYTEKNADRAEAYFDQAVKSDPNDCYVLASYAKFLWDAEDDGDEDNECQHKNHTCSPEITAASKI
- the LOC131654037 gene encoding uncharacterized protein LOC131654037 isoform X2; protein product: MLLRTYSAPIHTSSLHSHEQELNHHHPKTLATLSKTKKKKFAPPTSLVKNPHKKNIVEQEVLFSSYSLDKQVLEHEEGGKKVVKLQTLVMGGGGMGCDDGGRICGGGNGNGWENNYGRDETHAYYQNMIEANPNNYLLLGNYAKFLKEVCGDYGKAEEYVERAILANPGYADALSLYANIIWYTEKNADRAEAYFDQAVKSDPNDWLILLFLL